A genomic window from Erwinia sp. SLM-02 includes:
- the glnL gene encoding nitrogen regulation protein NR(II) yields MATGALPDAGQILNSLINSILLVDSELVIHYANPAAQQLLAQSSRKLFGTPLPELIGYFSLNIEVMLENLDAGQGFTDSEVTLVVDSRAHIMSLTAQRLPDGLILMEMAPMDNQRRLSQEQLQHAQQVAARDLVRGLAHEIKNPLGGLRGAAQLLAKALPDPGLTEYTKVIIEQADRLRNLVDRLLGPQQPGMHVTQSIHQVAERVVNLVSMELPDNVSLVRDYDPSLPELPHDPDQIEQVLLNVVRNALQALGDGGGTITLRTRTAFQLTLHGTRYRLVARIDIEDDGPGIPAQLQDTLFYPMVSGREGGTGLGLSIARSLIDQHSGKIDFNSWPGHTEFSVYLPIRQ; encoded by the coding sequence ATGGCAACTGGCGCTCTGCCCGATGCTGGGCAGATTCTCAATTCACTGATCAACAGCATTCTGTTAGTTGATAGCGAGCTGGTGATTCATTATGCCAATCCCGCAGCACAGCAGTTGCTGGCGCAAAGTTCCCGCAAGCTTTTTGGTACACCGTTACCGGAACTGATTGGTTATTTCTCTCTGAATATTGAAGTCATGCTCGAGAACCTGGATGCAGGTCAGGGCTTTACCGACAGCGAAGTGACCCTGGTGGTCGACAGTCGCGCCCACATTATGTCGCTGACCGCACAGCGCCTGCCGGATGGCCTGATTCTGATGGAAATGGCGCCGATGGATAATCAGCGTCGTCTGAGCCAGGAGCAGCTGCAGCACGCGCAGCAGGTTGCTGCCCGCGACCTGGTCCGTGGTCTGGCGCATGAGATTAAAAATCCGCTGGGAGGATTACGCGGCGCAGCACAGCTGCTGGCCAAAGCGCTCCCTGACCCGGGTTTAACCGAATACACCAAAGTCATCATTGAACAGGCTGACCGCCTGCGCAATCTGGTTGATCGTCTTTTGGGCCCGCAGCAGCCGGGTATGCACGTGACTCAGAGCATCCATCAGGTTGCTGAACGCGTGGTGAATCTGGTTTCAATGGAACTGCCCGATAACGTTTCTCTGGTACGGGATTACGATCCCAGCCTGCCGGAGCTGCCGCACGACCCCGACCAGATCGAACAGGTTTTGCTTAACGTCGTCCGCAATGCGCTACAGGCGCTGGGTGACGGAGGGGGAACCATTACGCTACGTACCCGCACGGCGTTTCAACTGACGCTGCACGGTACACGATACCGCCTGGTGGCGCGCATCGATATTGAAGATGACGGCCCGGGCATTCCGGCCCAGCTGCAGGATACCCTGTTTTACCCGATGGTCAGCGGCCGCGAAGGCGGCACCGGGCTGGGGCTGTCGATCGCCCGCAGCCTGATAGACCAGCATTCCGGGAAGATAGATTTCAACAGTTGGCCCGGACACACTGAGTTCTCAGTTT